CCGGATATCGGGGGCCGTATCGGGCGCAAGCAGCCAGGGATGCAGGATCGCGAAGGCGTCGGGGAGGGCGGTTTCCGGAAGAAAAGCGCGGGTTGCCGTGCCCGGCACGGGCCCGTCCGGCTGTGCGATCTCATGATGATCGGTGATGATGAGATCAAGCCCCAGGGAGCGCGCTGCTACGGACTCGCGCATCGCGCTGATGCCGCAGTCAACGGTGATCACCAGCCCGGCGCCGGTAGCCCTGATCGTTTCCAGCGCCCGCGCGTTGAGCCCGTATCCTTCGGATATCCTGTCCGGGATATAATGCCCCACATCGGCGCCCAGGTCCCGAAGCACCAGGTACAGGAGCGAAGCGCCGGTCACCCCGTCCACGTCATAATCGCCGTAGACGACGATCTTTTCGCGGTCCGCCAGCGCCCGCTGGATGCGTCCGACGGCGCGCTCCATCCCGCTGAAGATCGAAGCCGGCGACAAGTGCGAGAGATCGGCAGCAAGGAACAGGCGGGCGGCGGCGGGATCCGTGATACCGCGGTTCACCAGGAGCCTGGCGACGAGAGGGTGAAAACCGTTTTCAGACAGGACCGCAGCCGCGGCCCTGTCTCCTTCTGCCAGGACCCACTTCATGGGTGAAGGCCGGGAAAGCTAACCCTTGTTCTCTTTCTTGCCGGTCTCATCATTCGAGTCAGACAGGCCTTTCTTGAAGCCCTTGATGGCCTTTCCCAGCCCCTCGCCAAGCTGGGGCAGGCGGTTCGCGCCGAATATGACAACGACAATAACCAGGATAACGATCAGCTCCGGCAATCCAAGTCCGAACATGTTACCTCCTCGTATTCCTTGCGCGTATTCAGATTGATGAACGACCGCCGCAGCGGGTCGAAGCGGTCGATTTCCTCTTCCGTAACGTAGCGTGTCCGTTGCCCTGAAAGAACGCTCCCGATCCTCCACTGGTCGCGGCTGATGCTTTCCTCGATAACGCGCAGCAGGCTCCGGCGGTACACGGCGTGGAGCGGCTCGACAAGCTCCCCGAGCTTCGGCACGACGGCATCGTGTCCCTCGGCGAGACCGGCCAGGTACGAAAGGAGCCCGGGGTTCAGGAAAGGCATGTCGCAGGCGACCACGATGTTGCAATCCTGCGAAGACCGGAGCAGGCCCGAATACAGCCCGACGAGCGAACCGCGCCTGTCCTTCACGTCGCCGGTCACTTCAACGTCATAGCGCGCATATGCTTCGGGCGTGTTGGTAACAACGATGATGTGACGGGCAACGGAGCGGAGCGCGCGGATCACGTGCTCGATCATGGGCAGGCCGGCAACGTTGAGGAAGGCCTTGTCCCTGCCCATGCGCCGGCTTTCTCCGCCTGCAAGCACAATTCCGTTCATGTTTAAAAGTACAGCATTTAC
This genomic interval from Nitrospirota bacterium contains the following:
- the tatA gene encoding twin-arginine translocase TatA/TatE family subunit; amino-acid sequence: MFGLGLPELIVILVIVVVIFGANRLPQLGEGLGKAIKGFKKGLSDSNDETGKKENKG
- a CDS encoding molybdenum cofactor guanylyltransferase, translating into MNGIVLAGGESRRMGRDKAFLNVAGLPMIEHVIRALRSVARHIIVVTNTPEAYARYDVEVTGDVKDRRGSLVGLYSGLLRSSQDCNIVVACDMPFLNPGLLSYLAGLAEGHDAVVPKLGELVEPLHAVYRRSLLRVIEESISRDQWRIGSVLSGQRTRYVTEEEIDRFDPLRRSFINLNTRKEYEEVTCSDLDCRS